The following are from one region of the Nicotiana tomentosiformis chromosome 7, ASM39032v3, whole genome shotgun sequence genome:
- the LOC104086460 gene encoding uncharacterized protein, which produces MGAFVKLLDFLLFTYFLFIAIVAPFFDGQAALPKHMFPPVFVDLKTWYTQEYGDYLVSEKPHFFVGLIWLELLFAWPLSVITLSGIAAGKSWVNTTCLVYGVSTLTSMVAILSEMVGSQRASDKLLMLYYPFLGFAVLAILRGLIPHSGKTVSIGKRSAISRKKRA; this is translated from the exons ATGGGTGCTTTCGTGAAGCTACTGGACTTTCTTCTTTTCACCTACTTTTTATTCATAGCCATTGTTGCACCATTCTTTGATGGCCAAGCTGCTCTTCCTAAACACATGTTTCCGCCCGTGTTTGTTGACCTAAAAACCTGGTACACTCAAGAATATGGTGACTATTTGGTTTCTGAAAAACCCCATTTCTTTGTTGGGTTAATTTGGTTGGAGCTTCTTTTTGCATGGCCTCTCTCTGTCATTACTCTTTCTGGGATTGCTGCTGGAAAATCTTGGGTTAATACTACCTGCTTGGTCTATGGTGTTTCCACTCTCACATCAATG GTGGCGATACTAAGTGAAATGGTGGGTTCCCAGAGAGCGTCGGACAAGTTGCTGATGTTGTACTATCCATTTCTAGGATTTGCTGTTTTAGCAATTTTACGTGGTCTGATACCTCATTCTGGCAAGACTGTGAGCATTGGAAAAAGATCTGCTATAAGCAGGAAGAAGAGGGCTTAA